The uncultured Fusobacterium sp. genome has a segment encoding these proteins:
- a CDS encoding sodium:alanine symporter family protein gives MGSIKDIINLANDLLWGKNILVVMLIGAAVYLTMRTKFMQFRLFGDIVKILGKNEKNGEGVSSLEAFFLGTACRVGAGNITGVVAAVSVGGPGSIFWMWLVALLGASTAFVESCLAVMYREKISNKEYRGGTPWIIEKRLKQRWLGVIYAIASIICYIGVIQVMSNSVTESINSAYGVSIQHIAIGLTIIVGLIIFGRGKKDTIIVALNKIVPIMAVLYLLVVLYVVITNFTSIPTMLLNIMKQAFGANEMLGGGIGIVIMQGVRRGLFSNEAGSGDSNYAAAVVDIDEPAKQGMVQALGVFVDTLVVCSATAFIILLADQNVIAGTSGMTMFQEAIKSHIGWVGIPFTIIVLFFFSLSTILAVTFYGKNAINFITETKGLRYLYHIIVVIMVYIGGIEQNFFVWSLADFGLGIMTVINIICILPIANEAIAELKKYEAILKDGKK, from the coding sequence ATGGGAAGTATAAAAGATATAATAAATCTGGCGAATGATTTATTATGGGGAAAAAATATTCTAGTTGTTATGCTGATAGGAGCAGCAGTATATCTTACAATGAGAACAAAGTTTATGCAATTTAGATTGTTCGGAGATATAGTAAAGATTCTTGGAAAAAATGAGAAAAATGGAGAAGGAGTAAGTTCATTAGAGGCATTTTTCTTAGGAACAGCTTGTAGAGTTGGAGCAGGAAATATTACTGGAGTAGTAGCTGCTGTATCAGTAGGAGGACCTGGATCTATATTTTGGATGTGGTTAGTAGCACTTTTAGGAGCATCTACAGCTTTTGTGGAATCATGTCTTGCTGTTATGTATAGAGAAAAGATAAGTAATAAGGAGTATAGAGGGGGAACTCCTTGGATAATTGAAAAAAGATTAAAACAAAGATGGTTAGGAGTAATCTATGCAATAGCTTCTATTATTTGTTATATAGGAGTTATTCAAGTAATGTCAAACTCAGTAACTGAATCAATTAATAGTGCTTATGGAGTTAGTATTCAACATATAGCTATAGGACTTACAATAATTGTTGGACTTATAATATTTGGTAGAGGTAAAAAAGATACTATAATTGTAGCTTTAAATAAGATAGTACCAATTATGGCAGTACTATATTTATTAGTGGTTTTATATGTGGTTATAACTAATTTTACTTCAATTCCAACTATGCTTTTAAATATCATGAAACAAGCTTTTGGAGCTAATGAGATGTTAGGTGGAGGAATAGGAATAGTTATAATGCAAGGAGTTAGAAGAGGACTTTTCTCAAACGAAGCAGGAAGTGGAGATTCTAACTATGCAGCAGCAGTTGTTGATATAGATGAGCCAGCTAAGCAAGGGATGGTACAAGCACTTGGAGTATTCGTAGATACTCTTGTAGTATGTAGTGCAACAGCTTTTATAATCTTATTAGCTGATCAAAATGTAATAGCTGGAACAAGTGGAATGACAATGTTCCAAGAGGCTATAAAGAGTCATATAGGTTGGGTAGGAATACCATTTACAATAATAGTACTTTTCTTCTTCTCATTAAGTACTATACTTGCTGTAACATTTTATGGAAAAAATGCAATTAACTTTATAACTGAAACAAAAGGATTAAGATATCTATATCATATAATTGTAGTTATTATGGTATATATTGGTGGAATAGAACAAAATTTCTTTGTATGGTCTCTAGCAGATTTTGGTTTAGGAATAATGACAGTTATAAATATTATCTGTATTTTACCAATAGCAAACGAAGCCATAGCAGAGTTAAAAAAATATGAAGCAATTTTAAAAGATGGTAAGAAATAG
- a CDS encoding sugar ABC transporter permease: MKNRSNEINGRIFFLPALIITIIFYIYPLLKTVIYSFYFTGNSGELIEFAGLENFIELFSDSDFYYSLYVTFKFVFYTTIFSILVALFLAIICNEKLKGIPIFRTFFSSTMGISVSAASTIVLFMFHPSVGIINTLLTKIGILPINWFTDSRYTLMAVIISTVWMNIGFGFIVLTAGLQNISTEVEESCMIDGAGYFSKLFKITLPLISPSLFYLLITTTLKSFQSFGQIDIMTGGGPANSTNILVYSLYRSAFVDYRFDYASVKGVILLLIITIVMYIKFKLERRVHY; encoded by the coding sequence GTGAAAAATAGAAGTAATGAGATAAATGGAAGAATATTTTTCTTACCTGCACTTATAATAACAATTATCTTTTATATTTATCCTTTATTAAAAACAGTAATATATTCTTTTTATTTTACAGGAAATAGTGGAGAATTGATAGAATTTGCAGGATTAGAAAATTTCATAGAACTATTTAGTGATAGTGATTTTTATTATAGTTTATATGTGACTTTTAAGTTTGTATTTTATACAACTATCTTTAGTATATTGGTAGCATTATTTTTAGCAATTATTTGTAATGAAAAATTAAAAGGAATACCTATATTTAGAACATTTTTTTCATCAACAATGGGGATATCAGTATCTGCAGCTTCTACAATAGTACTATTTATGTTTCATCCAAGTGTTGGAATAATAAATACCCTATTAACTAAAATAGGGATTTTACCAATTAACTGGTTTACAGATAGTAGATATACTTTGATGGCTGTAATAATATCTACAGTATGGATGAATATTGGATTTGGTTTTATTGTTTTAACAGCAGGACTACAAAATATAAGTACAGAAGTAGAAGAAAGTTGTATGATAGATGGAGCAGGATATTTTTCCAAATTATTTAAAATTACTCTTCCATTAATAAGTCCAAGTTTATTTTATTTACTTATAACAACAACTTTAAAATCTTTTCAGAGTTTTGGACAAATAGATATTATGACTGGAGGAGGACCAGCAAACTCAACTAATATTTTGGTATATAGTCTATATAGATCAGCCTTTGTAGATTATAGATTTGACTATGCAAGTGTAAAAGGAGTTATCCTATTATTAATAATCACAATAGTGATGTATATTAAGTTTAAATTAGAAAGGAGAGTACATTATTAA
- a CDS encoding M20 family metallo-hydrolase, whose translation MKDIEVIESWFKAFYSIGADESGGVTRLGYTKNEDVMHGAIRNIARELGFKYSSDEVGNTYIYEEDWEEYYLIGSHLDSVIHGGRYDGVAGVVAGLLILKWIKDNKLNIPLKVVAFRCEESSAFGIATVGSGLITQKLDVEKLKTVKNVEGKSLYETLRFRGYNPYCEKIKGVKKYFELHIEQGRILEDNNLKVGIVDAIANATRYWLDIEGRQDHSGAAPMGFRKDALCAGAEIITELEKIAIRESKFKSVGTVGFLQNSPNAFNVVPGKIRMGIDIRGVDWDSIQRVDKEIVSFIEEVCKRRGLEYNLDSVSKGKPVILDSELVKDLEKTAKELDISHMVMNSGAGHDAMKFWDIAPTGMVFIPCKEGVSHNIAEAIDMEDIILGSKVIYEYLKKM comes from the coding sequence ATGAAAGATATTGAAGTTATAGAAAGCTGGTTTAAAGCTTTTTATTCAATTGGTGCTGATGAAAGTGGAGGAGTAACAAGATTAGGTTATACTAAAAATGAAGATGTAATGCATGGAGCTATAAGAAATATAGCTAGAGAATTAGGATTTAAATATTCAAGTGATGAAGTAGGAAATACCTATATTTATGAAGAGGACTGGGAAGAATACTATCTTATTGGTTCTCATTTAGACTCTGTTATTCATGGAGGAAGATATGATGGAGTTGCTGGAGTTGTAGCAGGGCTTTTAATATTAAAATGGATAAAGGATAACAAATTAAATATTCCTTTAAAAGTTGTAGCATTTAGATGTGAAGAGTCAAGTGCTTTTGGAATTGCAACAGTAGGAAGTGGACTTATTACTCAAAAATTAGATGTAGAGAAATTAAAAACAGTAAAAAATGTTGAGGGAAAATCACTGTATGAAACTTTAAGATTTAGAGGTTATAATCCATATTGTGAAAAAATAAAGGGAGTAAAAAAATATTTCGAACTTCATATTGAGCAAGGAAGAATATTAGAGGATAATAATTTGAAAGTAGGAATAGTAGATGCAATAGCAAATGCAACAAGATATTGGCTTGATATTGAAGGTAGACAAGATCACTCTGGGGCTGCTCCTATGGGATTTAGAAAAGATGCTCTTTGTGCAGGAGCAGAGATAATTACAGAGCTAGAAAAAATAGCTATAAGAGAATCTAAATTTAAAAGTGTAGGAACAGTTGGATTTTTACAAAACTCACCAAATGCTTTTAATGTTGTTCCAGGTAAAATTAGAATGGGAATAGATATTAGAGGGGTTGATTGGGATAGTATTCAAAGAGTTGATAAAGAGATAGTATCTTTTATAGAAGAGGTATGTAAAAGAAGAGGATTGGAATATAATTTAGACTCTGTTTCTAAAGGAAAACCAGTAATATTAGATAGTGAACTTGTAAAAGATTTGGAAAAAACAGCAAAGGAATTAGATATATCTCATATGGTTATGAACAGTGGAGCTGGACATGATGCTATGAAATTTTGGGATATTGCTCCTACAGGAATGGTATTTATACCTTGTAAAGAGGGAGTGAGCCACAACATAGCAGAAGCAATAGATATGGAAGATATAATTTTAGGAAGTAAAGTGATATATGAGTATTTAAAAAAGATGTAA
- a CDS encoding MATE family efflux transporter, whose product MENNFNEKINLKEFYKTFLAIGIPLMIQQLVSSSLNFIDNLMIGRLGTEYIASVGFANSVYRILDLIIFGICSGMGVFIAQYYGKRNFEVIRKIFGLMLRCAFCVAIIFAFTAFFGAEHIIRIFSKDPKVLDIGVAYLQTVIPCYLFYSISSSIGFSLRAMGLTKFPMISASIGVAFNTFFNYCLIYGNFGFPRLEERGAAIATVIARCVEMLIILFIIYKKDFNLKGKLNSYFNIPKNLVKEIIKISSPVVCTEMLWILGIISLSVAYAKLGTTQAACVQIADIVSAISAILFMGISNAASVVIGHTIGNGERHKVISYSKQIILVAVIMASLSFILVQFLTGSIVSLYKLPQDIAELANKTLRVYGVFVFFKMINWAILIGLFRAGGDTKVAFYLDIFPLWFFGVPIAFIGAYFKVPIFILIGMAEFSEVIKLIFSLWRYKSLKWIKDVTV is encoded by the coding sequence ATGGAAAATAATTTTAATGAAAAGATTAATTTAAAAGAGTTTTATAAAACTTTTTTAGCTATTGGTATTCCTCTGATGATACAACAGCTTGTTTCATCATCTTTAAATTTTATTGATAATCTAATGATTGGAAGATTAGGAACAGAGTATATTGCCTCTGTAGGATTTGCTAATAGTGTATATAGGATTTTAGATCTTATCATATTTGGAATATGTAGTGGAATGGGAGTATTTATAGCCCAATACTATGGAAAAAGAAACTTTGAAGTAATTAGAAAAATTTTTGGTCTCATGCTTAGATGTGCTTTCTGTGTAGCTATTATCTTTGCTTTTACAGCTTTTTTTGGTGCTGAACATATAATAAGGATTTTCTCTAAAGATCCAAAAGTATTAGACATTGGAGTTGCTTATTTACAAACAGTTATCCCTTGTTACCTTTTCTATTCAATATCCTCTAGTATAGGATTCTCTTTGAGAGCTATGGGACTTACTAAATTCCCTATGATATCAGCTTCAATTGGAGTTGCTTTTAACACTTTCTTTAACTATTGCTTAATATATGGAAATTTTGGATTTCCAAGATTAGAAGAGAGGGGAGCAGCAATTGCTACAGTTATAGCTAGATGTGTAGAGATGTTAATTATACTGTTTATAATTTATAAAAAAGATTTTAATTTAAAAGGAAAATTAAATTCCTACTTTAATATTCCTAAAAATCTTGTAAAAGAGATTATTAAAATATCCTCACCAGTTGTTTGTACTGAAATGCTTTGGATTTTAGGAATTATCTCTCTTTCTGTTGCCTATGCAAAACTTGGAACTACTCAAGCTGCTTGTGTTCAAATAGCTGATATTGTTTCAGCTATATCTGCTATTCTTTTTATGGGAATTTCTAATGCTGCTTCAGTGGTTATTGGACATACAATAGGAAATGGAGAGCGTCATAAAGTTATATCTTATTCTAAACAGATCATTTTAGTAGCTGTAATTATGGCATCTCTTAGCTTTATTCTCGTTCAATTTTTAACTGGTAGTATTGTTTCCCTATACAAATTACCACAAGATATTGCTGAATTAGCTAATAAAACATTGAGAGTTTATGGGGTATTTGTATTTTTCAAAATGATTAACTGGGCTATATTAATTGGATTATTTAGAGCTGGTGGAGATACAAAAGTGGCTTTTTATTTAGACATTTTTCCACTTTGGTTTTTTGGAGTGCCAATAGCTTTTATTGGAGCATATTTTAAAGTTCCTATATTTATTTTAATAGGTATGGCTGAATTTTCTGAAGTTATCAAACTAATATTCTCTCTTTGGAGATACAAATCATTAAAATGGATAAAAGATGTAACTGTTTAG
- a CDS encoding CehA/McbA family metallohydrolase, protein MLIKGKFDNSKPVEKLEFNFLVGNEAKEIKFKIKNGPFQHVIIQIEDSNGKYRALTSFKTFEKEYYINEDEKRTSNCCICGDIPSGEWKIRFLKNYVVDGEFEVEIIESKEITNKNSNFKNVILDEKFQSKKEWYFGELHNHTRVSDGKISLEELEKEIVEKELDFIFPTEHNSILTKYPNIAIPVIPATELTLDDLGHFNFFGLKEFIDYYSLVEEGEKKEESLRKIFDKVKEIGGYISLNHPFHNSRRMPLGLMYDIELKYLDLLEVINSPTSNGRNPYYDKKALEALDILWSNGYKVFAVAGSDNHGMTIGDPLNYVKLDEYSTKDILKNFKAGRSYISRIGELQLEYINNGKKVYPGEEVKGKVEIKVKGKEELIWKVIKNNRVIETIVGKEIVTEHEVNEKEYLRVEATNIDHEIFVVLNPIYNSIEKIEPQIKKWFEIKDSIWRE, encoded by the coding sequence ATGTTAATAAAAGGAAAATTTGATAACTCAAAACCTGTTGAAAAACTAGAGTTTAATTTTCTAGTTGGAAATGAGGCAAAAGAAATAAAATTTAAAATAAAAAATGGACCTTTTCAACATGTAATTATTCAAATTGAAGATAGCAATGGAAAATACAGAGCATTGACTTCATTTAAAACTTTTGAAAAGGAGTATTATATAAATGAAGATGAAAAAAGAACTTCAAATTGTTGTATATGTGGGGATATTCCTTCAGGAGAATGGAAAATAAGATTTTTAAAAAATTATGTAGTTGATGGTGAGTTTGAGGTTGAAATTATAGAGAGCAAAGAGATTACTAATAAAAATAGTAATTTTAAAAATGTAATATTAGATGAAAAATTTCAAAGTAAAAAAGAGTGGTATTTTGGAGAACTACATAATCATACAAGAGTATCTGATGGAAAAATATCTTTAGAGGAATTAGAGAAAGAGATAGTTGAAAAAGAATTAGATTTTATTTTTCCAACAGAACATAATAGTATTTTGACTAAATATCCAAATATAGCTATTCCTGTAATACCAGCAACAGAGCTAACACTAGATGATTTAGGACATTTTAATTTTTTCGGTTTAAAAGAGTTTATTGATTACTATTCTTTAGTAGAAGAGGGAGAGAAAAAGGAAGAAAGTTTAAGAAAAATCTTTGATAAGGTAAAAGAAATAGGAGGATATATATCTTTAAATCATCCATTTCATAATAGTCGTAGAATGCCATTAGGATTGATGTATGATATAGAGTTAAAATATTTAGACCTATTAGAGGTTATAAATTCCCCTACTTCAAATGGAAGAAATCCTTATTATGATAAAAAAGCACTAGAAGCTTTAGATATATTGTGGTCTAATGGATATAAGGTATTTGCTGTAGCAGGAAGTGATAATCATGGAATGACTATAGGAGATCCTTTAAATTATGTAAAGCTAGATGAGTATTCAACAAAAGATATTTTAAAGAACTTTAAAGCAGGAAGAAGTTATATTTCAAGAATTGGAGAACTTCAGTTAGAGTATATTAATAATGGAAAAAAAGTTTACCCAGGAGAAGAGGTAAAGGGAAAAGTTGAAATAAAAGTTAAGGGAAAAGAAGAATTAATTTGGAAAGTTATAAAAAATAATAGAGTTATAGAAACAATTGTAGGAAAAGAAATTGTAACAGAGCATGAAGTTAATGAAAAAGAGTATTTAAGAGTAGAAGCTACTAATATAGATCATGAAATTTTTGTTGTATTAAATCCTATATATAATTCTATAGAAAAAATTGAACCTCAGATAAAAAAATGGTTTGAGATAAAAGATTCAATTTGGAGGGAATAG
- the groL gene encoding chaperonin GroEL (60 kDa chaperone family; promotes refolding of misfolded polypeptides especially under stressful conditions; forms two stacked rings of heptamers to form a barrel-shaped 14mer; ends can be capped by GroES; misfolded proteins enter the barrel where they are refolded when GroES binds), with product MAKILKFDEEARKKLEIGVNTLADAVKVTLGPRGRNVVLEKSYGSPLITNDGVSIAKEIELEDPFENMGAQLIKEVATKANDVAGDGTTTATILAQAIVKEGLKMVSAGANPMFIKKGIEKATKEVINHLKSRAKKIESNDEIAQVASISAGDEEIGKLIAQAMEKVGETGVITVEEAKSLETTLEVVEGMQFDKGYVSPYMVTDSERMVAELDNPFILITDKKISNMKDILPILEQTVQTSRPMLIIADELEGEALTTLVINKLRGTLNVVAVKAPAFGDRRKAMLEDIAILTGGEVISEEKGMKLEETSIPQLGTAKKVKVTKDATIIVDGMGESEIIKARVNAIKNQMADTTSEYDKEKLQERLAKLSGGVAVIKVGAATETEMKDKKLRIEDALNATRAGVEEGIVSGGGTILVEIAKDMDSFKLEGEEGIGVEIVKKALTAPLKQIAENAGVDGAVVLEKVKDMPEGFGFNAASEKYVNMIEEGILDPVKVTRSAIQNAASVSALILTTEVLVATKKEPKEPEMNPGMMPGMM from the coding sequence ATGGCAAAAATTTTAAAATTTGATGAAGAAGCTAGAAAAAAACTTGAAATTGGTGTAAATACATTAGCTGATGCTGTAAAAGTAACATTAGGACCAAGAGGAAGAAATGTTGTATTAGAAAAAAGTTATGGATCACCTCTTATAACAAATGATGGAGTATCGATAGCCAAAGAGATAGAATTAGAAGATCCATTTGAAAATATGGGAGCTCAACTTATAAAAGAGGTAGCTACAAAGGCTAATGATGTAGCTGGAGATGGAACTACTACTGCTACAATCCTTGCTCAAGCAATCGTAAAAGAAGGATTAAAAATGGTAAGTGCTGGAGCTAATCCTATGTTTATAAAAAAAGGAATTGAAAAGGCAACTAAAGAAGTAATAAACCATTTAAAATCTAGAGCTAAAAAGATAGAATCAAATGATGAAATAGCACAAGTTGCTTCAATCTCTGCTGGAGATGAAGAGATTGGAAAACTTATAGCTCAAGCTATGGAAAAAGTTGGAGAAACAGGAGTAATTACTGTTGAAGAAGCAAAATCTTTAGAGACAACTTTAGAAGTAGTAGAAGGAATGCAATTTGATAAAGGATATGTATCTCCATATATGGTAACTGACTCTGAAAGAATGGTAGCTGAATTAGATAATCCATTTATCTTGATAACAGATAAGAAAATCTCTAATATGAAAGATATTTTACCTATATTAGAGCAAACAGTACAAACATCAAGACCTATGTTAATTATAGCTGATGAGTTAGAAGGAGAAGCACTAACTACATTAGTAATCAATAAATTAAGAGGAACTTTAAATGTTGTAGCTGTAAAAGCTCCTGCTTTTGGAGATAGAAGAAAAGCTATGTTAGAAGATATAGCTATTCTTACAGGTGGAGAAGTAATATCTGAAGAAAAAGGAATGAAATTAGAAGAAACTTCTATTCCTCAATTAGGTACAGCTAAAAAAGTAAAAGTTACAAAAGATGCTACTATTATAGTTGATGGAATGGGAGAAAGTGAAATTATAAAAGCAAGAGTAAATGCTATTAAAAATCAAATGGCAGATACAACTTCTGAATATGATAAAGAAAAATTACAAGAAAGACTTGCTAAACTTTCTGGTGGAGTTGCAGTAATAAAAGTAGGAGCTGCTACTGAAACAGAGATGAAAGATAAAAAACTTAGAATAGAAGATGCTTTAAACGCTACTAGAGCTGGAGTAGAAGAGGGAATTGTATCTGGTGGAGGAACTATTCTTGTAGAAATTGCTAAAGATATGGATAGCTTCAAACTAGAAGGAGAAGAGGGAATAGGAGTAGAGATAGTTAAAAAAGCTCTTACAGCTCCATTAAAACAGATAGCAGAAAATGCTGGTGTAGATGGTGCAGTTGTGCTTGAAAAAGTAAAAGATATGCCAGAAGGATTTGGATTTAATGCTGCTTCTGAAAAATATGTAAATATGATAGAAGAAGGAATACTAGATCCAGTAAAAGTAACAAGATCAGCTATTCAAAATGCTGCTTCTGTTTCTGCATTGATTCTTACAACAGAAGTATTAGTAGCAACTAAAAAAGAACCTAAAGAACCTGAAATGAATCCTGGTATGATGCCTGGAATGATGTAG
- a CDS encoding co-chaperone GroES, whose product MKIRPIGERVLVKPIKVEEKTASGIILPGAGEKERPNMAEVIAVGKGEKLAEIKVGEKVVYAKFSGTEIKDGEEKYIVLNIEDVLAVIE is encoded by the coding sequence ATGAAAATAAGACCTATTGGTGAGAGAGTTTTAGTTAAACCTATAAAAGTAGAAGAAAAAACAGCAAGTGGAATTATTCTTCCAGGAGCAGGAGAAAAAGAGAGACCTAATATGGCTGAAGTAATAGCTGTAGGAAAAGGGGAAAAATTAGCTGAAATTAAAGTTGGAGAAAAAGTAGTATATGCTAAATTTTCTGGTACTGAGATAAAAGATGGAGAAGAGAAATATATCGTCTTAAATATAGAAGATGTTTTAGCTGTAATTGAGTAA
- a CDS encoding dTDP-glucose 4,6-dehydratase, with amino-acid sequence MKTYLVTGAAGFIGVNFVKYMLEKYGKDIQIIVLDKLTYAGNKDSLKDEIAEGKIEFVKGDIGNKELVENIFSRYDIDYVVNFAAESHVDRSILGPRVFLKTNILGTQNLLEVSKDSWTIGRDENGYPIYKEGKKYIQISTDEVYGSLSRDYTEAKELHLDESVKKVVEGRDNLKTYGDRFFTEETPLDPRSPYSSSKASGDMIVRAYAETYKLPINITRCSNNYGPYQFPEKLIPLIIKNILEGKKLPVYGDGSNVRDWLYVRDHNKAVDMVINGGKLGEIYNIGGFNEEKNINIVKLTIDTIARIMKEEPEYRKVLKTDIENINYDLITYVQDRLGHDARYAIDPTKIATELGWYPETPFDKGIEKTIRWYLDNQEWVENLK; translated from the coding sequence ATGAAAACATATTTAGTCACAGGAGCAGCAGGGTTTATAGGGGTAAACTTTGTAAAATATATGCTTGAAAAATATGGTAAGGATATCCAAATTATAGTTTTAGATAAACTTACTTATGCAGGAAATAAAGATAGCTTAAAAGATGAGATAGCTGAAGGTAAAATAGAGTTTGTAAAGGGAGATATAGGAAATAAAGAGTTAGTAGAAAATATATTCTCAAGATATGATATAGATTATGTAGTAAACTTTGCAGCTGAATCTCATGTAGATAGAAGTATTCTAGGACCAAGAGTATTTTTAAAAACAAATATATTAGGGACACAAAATCTACTAGAAGTTTCAAAAGATAGTTGGACAATAGGAAGAGATGAAAATGGATATCCTATCTACAAAGAGGGAAAGAAATATATTCAAATCTCAACTGATGAGGTATATGGATCACTAAGTAGAGATTATACAGAAGCTAAGGAGCTACATTTAGATGAGAGTGTAAAAAAAGTAGTAGAAGGAAGAGATAACTTAAAAACTTATGGGGATAGATTTTTTACAGAGGAAACTCCATTGGATCCAAGATCTCCATACTCATCCTCAAAAGCATCTGGAGATATGATAGTAAGAGCTTATGCAGAGACATATAAGTTACCAATAAATATAACTAGATGTTCAAATAACTATGGACCATATCAATTTCCAGAGAAGTTAATACCGTTAATTATAAAGAATATATTAGAAGGGAAAAAACTACCAGTATATGGAGATGGAAGTAATGTAAGAGACTGGTTATATGTAAGAGATCATAATAAAGCTGTAGATATGGTAATCAATGGTGGAAAATTAGGAGAGATTTACAATATTGGTGGATTTAATGAGGAGAAAAATATCAATATAGTAAAACTAACAATAGACACAATAGCAAGAATAATGAAAGAGGAACCAGAGTATAGAAAGGTGCTAAAAACAGATATAGAAAATATTAACTATGACTTAATAACTTATGTACAAGATAGACTTGGACATGATGCAAGATATGCAATAGATCCAACAAAGATAGCTACAGAACTGGGTTGGTATCCAGAAACACCATTTGATAAGGGAATAGAAAAAACAATTAGATGGTATTTAGATAATCAAGAATGGGTGGAGAATTTAAAGTAA
- a CDS encoding nucleotidyltransferase domain-containing protein: MKFGLKERYYDELKALYFLFPNIDEIIIFGSRARGDYREYSDIDIAIKGELTKLEIALIREHLEESKIPYVTDVVEYSKIADNKFKEEIDKEGEILR; encoded by the coding sequence TTGAAATTTGGATTAAAAGAGAGATATTATGATGAGTTAAAAGCTCTATACTTTCTTTTTCCAAATATAGATGAAATAATTATATTTGGATCAAGGGCAAGGGGAGATTATAGAGAGTATTCAGATATAGATATAGCAATTAAAGGAGAGCTGACTAAGTTAGAGATAGCATTGATAAGAGAGCATTTAGAAGAGAGTAAGATACCCTATGTAACAGATGTAGTAGAATATAGTAAAATAGCTGATAATAAGTTTAAGGAAGAGATAGATAAAGAAGGAGAGATTTTGAGATGA